The genomic region CGCCATTCGCCGGTCGAGAACGCGGATCTCGCGCAAATAGCGGTCGTGCTCGCTGCCTCGGCTCTTGAGCAGCAGCGGCTCGATCTGCCGCGCCCGGTCGACGATCCGCGACAGTCGGCCGGCGCACACGTTGAGAAAGGCGCCGATTCCCGCGAGCAGGAAGACGGGTCCCAGCGCCGACTGGATGATATCGGCGATCTGGGCGACTGCGGTGTCATTCGGCGGAAGCGGGATCATTGCGTCATTTAACCCCCATAAGTTGGAAGCGACCAGCCGCGAACAATCGCAACGGCACGAAGCCCGAACCCGGCGGCGATTGCCACACCCGCCGCTATCCAGATCGAAACGCCCAAGAGAGTGAGGCCGACGAACAACGCGGCCGCGAGGGCTGCTGCCGTGATGTATATCTCGCGGCGGAGGACGATTGACGGCTCGTCGGCCAGGACGTCGCGGATGATTCCGCCGGCGCAGGCGGTGAGGACGCCCATAACGAAGGCAGGCACCGGCGCGACACCGTAGCCGAGCGCCTTGGCCGCGCCATAAGCGGCGTAAGCCGCGAGCCCTGCAGCGTCGAACCAGAGCACTGCTACGCCGGTCAGCCAGCGCCGCCTGTCGATCCACACCAGCAGGGCAGCCGCCATGCAGATGACCAAAGTGGCGTTGGC from Sphingomonas anseongensis harbors:
- a CDS encoding trimeric intracellular cation channel family protein, translated to MTATTHLPSALYLLDYFGIAVFAISGALVAAKHRTDFVTFVLFAVITGVGGGTLRDVLIGAPVFWVRANATLVICMAAALLVWIDRRRWLTGVAVLWFDAAGLAAYAAYGAAKALGYGVAPVPAFVMGVLTACAGGIIRDVLADEPSIVLRREIYITAAALAAALFVGLTLLGVSIWIAAGVAIAAGFGLRAVAIVRGWSLPTYGG